In the Streptomyces formicae genome, one interval contains:
- a CDS encoding CU044_5270 family protein has protein sequence MKRTPRSRSEGRRRSRSARHEPLDHMELARLLPAPGDPALSTDRQLLLERHLMTHIQQQTGPTSPGFPAPPAGPPRRPVRRALLIGVPVTAAALAAVVAVNLTGGTGGAPESGPREIAPVVQLEPGTTKTVSTVAAKASRAAETEKFTAPRQDQYVYVKSKVSYVYIDQNVDTNVTKTMVQKLHPREVWMSPNGLKGWLYEPGFQPQDGITLDGDVEGWSYNKVSKLPTSPKALLDRIYADTDSQSSRDQQAFDTISDMISEQLAPPKISAALYRAGARIPGVVVVDHAKDAAGREGIALARTDEQTGERTEWIFDKKTYAYLGSRGIQVKQVDGIKPGTVVERTAILDRRIVDEKKSRTGVADSST, from the coding sequence ATGAAGCGCACTCCGAGGAGCCGGAGCGAGGGCCGGCGCCGGAGCCGTTCGGCACGGCACGAGCCGCTGGACCACATGGAGCTGGCCAGGCTCCTCCCGGCCCCCGGCGACCCCGCCCTCTCCACGGACCGCCAACTCCTGCTCGAGAGGCACCTGATGACCCACATCCAGCAGCAGACGGGCCCCACGTCCCCCGGCTTCCCCGCCCCGCCCGCGGGCCCGCCCCGCCGTCCCGTGCGCCGCGCGCTCCTCATCGGCGTCCCGGTCACCGCGGCGGCCCTGGCCGCCGTGGTCGCGGTGAACCTGACCGGTGGCACGGGCGGCGCCCCCGAGAGCGGCCCGCGCGAGATCGCCCCCGTCGTCCAGTTGGAGCCTGGCACCACGAAGACGGTCTCCACCGTCGCGGCGAAGGCGTCGCGGGCCGCGGAGACGGAGAAGTTCACGGCCCCCCGCCAGGACCAGTACGTCTACGTGAAGAGCAAGGTCAGTTACGTCTACATCGACCAGAACGTCGACACGAACGTGACGAAGACGATGGTCCAGAAGCTGCACCCGCGCGAGGTGTGGATGTCCCCCAACGGCCTCAAGGGCTGGCTGTACGAGCCCGGCTTCCAGCCCCAGGACGGCATCACGCTCGACGGCGACGTCGAGGGCTGGTCGTACAACAAGGTGAGCAAGCTCCCCACGTCCCCCAAGGCCCTCCTCGACCGCATCTACGCCGACACCGACTCCCAGAGCTCCCGCGACCAGCAGGCCTTCGACACGATCAGCGACATGATCTCCGAGCAGCTGGCCCCGCCGAAGATCAGCGCGGCGCTCTACCGCGCGGGCGCGAGGATCCCCGGCGTGGTCGTCGTCGACCACGCCAAGGACGCGGCGGGCCGCGAGGGAATCGCCCTGGCCCGCACGGACGAACAGACCGGCGAACGCACGGAGTGGATCTTCGACAAGAAGACGTACGCGTACCTGGGCAGCCGGGGCATACAGGTCAAGCAGGTCGACGGCATCAAGCCGGGCACGGTGGTGGAACGGACGGCGATCCTGGACCGCCGGATCGTCGACGAGAAGAAGTCCCGGACGGGGGTGGCGGACAGCTCGACGTGA
- a CDS encoding RNA polymerase sigma factor has product MTYSFSLHARIRDGDPEAFRDLFRDHSQLVYRHALRVSGDWATAEDVVSLTFLEAWRLRGKLRDEGESPRPWLMGIAVNVLRNTTRAARRYRSAVDRVPAAGAVPDFADELVGRMADAEQLAAAQAALKRLRRGEREVFTLCVWSGLGYAETAEALGIPVGTVRSRLSRARTRLRKLAEEELTAAASRKSGRSAGEIVEPPHMGGQVQVDRTHAVRSEREGDE; this is encoded by the coding sequence GTGACGTACTCATTCTCCTTGCACGCCCGGATCAGGGACGGTGACCCGGAGGCGTTCCGCGACCTGTTCCGCGACCACTCCCAGCTGGTCTACCGGCACGCGCTGCGCGTGAGCGGCGACTGGGCCACCGCCGAGGACGTGGTCTCGCTGACCTTCCTCGAGGCGTGGCGCCTGCGCGGAAAGCTGCGCGACGAGGGCGAGAGCCCGCGCCCCTGGCTGATGGGCATCGCCGTGAACGTGCTGCGCAACACCACCCGCGCCGCCCGCCGCTACCGCTCCGCGGTGGACCGAGTCCCCGCGGCGGGCGCCGTGCCCGACTTCGCCGACGAGCTGGTCGGCCGGATGGCGGACGCCGAGCAACTGGCGGCCGCGCAGGCGGCGCTGAAGCGGCTGCGGCGCGGCGAGCGCGAGGTCTTCACCCTCTGCGTCTGGTCGGGCCTCGGCTACGCGGAGACGGCCGAGGCGCTCGGCATCCCGGTCGGCACGGTGCGCTCGCGCCTGTCCCGCGCGCGGACACGGTTGCGGAAGCTGGCGGAGGAGGAACTGACGGCTGCCGCCTCCCGAAAGTCCGGACGTTCGGCCGGAGAAATCGTGGAACCACCGCATATGGGCGGACAAGTACAGGTTGACCGCACCCACGCGGTCAGGTCGGAGAGGGAGGGAGACGAATGA